The uncultured Hyphomonas sp. genome includes a window with the following:
- the lysA gene encoding diaminopimelate decarboxylase: protein MHHFDYRDGRLHCEEVDLAKLADEVGTPCYVYSTATLRRHARVIAAAFEGQDCLIAFSVKANSNLAVLATLAEEGCGADVVSGGELQRALRAGIPASKIVFSGVGKTAREMELGLREGIHQFNVESAAELRLLSYVANGLGQQAPIAIRVNPDVAAGGHPNISTGKKGDKFGVPWTEAEDLYAEAATLPGIRVVGVDVHIGSQIGDLVPMRAAFEKVVGLAQRLRAAGHDIARIDVGGGLGIPYKQGDEPPPPSAYAAMIAEVSAGLGVQVILEPGRVIAGNAGVMLATALYEKTAPDRSFLIVDAGMNDLMRPALYGAHHDIRPVKQAAPDAAGKTYDVVGPICESTDKFAAGRDMPAVAPGDRLAFMSAGAYGAVLSSAYNTRPLVPEVLVNGDRFDIVRRRPDLEEMLQLEQVPDWLKRTD from the coding sequence ATGCACCATTTTGACTATCGGGACGGACGGCTTCACTGTGAGGAAGTCGATCTTGCAAAGCTGGCCGATGAAGTCGGCACGCCTTGCTATGTCTACTCCACCGCCACGCTCCGGCGCCACGCCCGGGTCATTGCCGCGGCCTTTGAGGGGCAGGACTGCCTGATTGCGTTCTCGGTAAAGGCAAATTCGAACCTCGCCGTGCTCGCGACACTCGCTGAAGAAGGCTGCGGTGCGGATGTCGTCAGCGGCGGGGAATTGCAGCGTGCCCTGCGCGCCGGGATTCCGGCGTCGAAAATCGTATTCTCCGGCGTCGGCAAGACCGCGCGGGAGATGGAATTGGGGCTTCGCGAAGGCATCCACCAGTTCAATGTGGAAAGCGCTGCCGAGCTTCGTCTCCTGTCTTATGTCGCAAACGGTCTGGGCCAGCAGGCGCCGATTGCCATTCGCGTGAATCCGGACGTCGCGGCTGGCGGCCACCCGAATATTTCTACCGGCAAGAAGGGCGACAAGTTCGGCGTGCCATGGACCGAGGCGGAAGACCTCTATGCCGAAGCGGCAACGCTGCCCGGCATCCGGGTCGTCGGTGTCGATGTTCATATCGGCAGTCAGATCGGCGATCTCGTGCCGATGCGGGCCGCCTTCGAGAAAGTCGTCGGCCTTGCCCAGCGCCTGCGCGCGGCCGGGCATGACATCGCCCGGATTGATGTCGGCGGCGGGCTCGGCATTCCCTACAAGCAGGGCGATGAGCCACCCCCGCCATCGGCCTATGCGGCGATGATCGCGGAGGTCAGCGCCGGGCTTGGCGTGCAGGTCATCCTGGAGCCGGGCCGGGTCATCGCCGGCAATGCGGGGGTCATGCTGGCCACCGCACTCTATGAGAAGACGGCACCCGACCGGTCTTTCCTGATCGTCGATGCCGGGATGAACGATCTGATGCGGCCGGCGCTGTATGGCGCACACCATGATATCCGCCCGGTGAAACAGGCCGCCCCGGACGCAGCCGGAAAGACCTATGACGTTGTCGGCCCGATCTGCGAGTCGACCGACAAATTTGCCGCCGGGCGGGATATGCCTGCTGTGGCGCCGGGGGACCGGCTCGCCTTCATGTCAGCCGGGGCCTATGGCGCGGTGCTGTCTTCGGCCTACAATACGCGGCCCCTCGTGCCGGAAGTGCTGGTCAATGGCGACAGGTTCGACATTGTCCGACGCAGGCCGGATCTTGAGGAGATGCTGCAACTGGAACAGGTGCCGGATTGGCTGAAAAGGACGGACTGA
- a CDS encoding TlpA disulfide reductase family protein: protein MRRYAIPGLFLVGVIAIVYVLISAGIGKQDENPLAKYATGGLAKLDFASAGDAVAPAPFYTADGSPHTLDEFQGKTILVNFWATWCAPCEKEMPSLGALQKARGGDDFEVVAISVDAAEDRDYAEKRLGQLGAANIPFRIVTPEQYELVYDSGVQGFPTSILYGPDGKEIARLAGEADWSSFEAVGFIDHLLER from the coding sequence ATGCGGCGCTACGCCATTCCCGGCCTCTTCTTGGTCGGTGTGATCGCAATTGTCTACGTGCTGATCAGCGCAGGCATCGGAAAACAGGATGAAAATCCACTGGCAAAGTACGCTACGGGCGGACTGGCCAAGCTGGATTTCGCATCGGCAGGGGACGCGGTCGCCCCTGCGCCCTTCTATACGGCAGATGGATCGCCCCATACGCTGGACGAATTCCAGGGCAAGACCATCCTCGTGAACTTCTGGGCCACCTGGTGCGCGCCCTGCGAAAAGGAGATGCCGTCGCTCGGCGCCTTGCAGAAAGCGCGCGGCGGGGACGATTTCGAAGTCGTCGCCATCAGTGTCGATGCCGCCGAAGACAGGGACTATGCGGAGAAGCGCCTCGGCCAGCTGGGCGCCGCCAACATCCCGTTCCGCATCGTGACGCCGGAACAGTACGAACTTGTCTATGACAGCGGCGTTCAGGGCTTTCCGACCAGCATTCTCTATGGCCCGGACGGCAAGGAAATCGCCCGGCTGGCCGGGGAAGCGGACTGGTCCTCATTCGAGGCCGTCGGCTTTATCGACCACCTACTCGAGCGTTGA
- the argH gene encoding argininosuccinate lyase, whose protein sequence is MTGGKGQTMWGGRFAATPSDIMEEINASLDIDRRMAEEDIAGSRAHADMLAEMGIISFDDNEAIQAGLDQVLNELRDGSFPFRRELEDIHMNVEARLKEIVGEPAGRLHTARSRNDQVVTDFRLWTRRALDHSARLIGGLQGALIRRAEEHTGTIMPGFTHLQTAQPVTLGHHLLAYVEMTSRDWTRLSDCANRLNECPLGAAALAGTGFQIDRDMTAEALGFARPMANSLDAVSARDFALEALAALSIAATHLSRLAEEIVLWSSAQFAFAQLTDEWSTGSSIMPQKRNPDAAELVRAKASLITGFYAGLQGAVKALPLAYAKDLQDDKRLTFEAFDTFDLCVRAMTGMVETMAFKPDNMRAAAAKGFSTATDLADWLVRELGLPFREAHHVTGSLVALAEGKGVDLADLALEDMQSVHKDITKGVFDVLTVEASASSRTSYGGTSPVRVAEQVAQWKQRLGLE, encoded by the coding sequence ATGACCGGTGGCAAAGGCCAGACGATGTGGGGGGGGCGGTTTGCCGCGACCCCATCCGATATAATGGAAGAAATCAACGCCTCCCTCGATATTGACCGGCGGATGGCTGAGGAAGACATCGCCGGAAGCCGGGCCCATGCAGACATGCTTGCGGAGATGGGCATCATCTCGTTCGATGACAATGAGGCGATTCAGGCCGGGCTGGACCAGGTGCTGAACGAGCTGCGCGACGGTTCGTTCCCGTTCCGGCGCGAGCTTGAAGACATCCACATGAATGTCGAGGCGCGGCTGAAGGAAATTGTCGGGGAACCGGCTGGCCGCCTGCACACGGCCCGCTCGCGGAATGACCAGGTGGTGACGGATTTCCGCCTCTGGACCCGCCGGGCGCTGGACCATTCGGCCCGTCTGATCGGCGGTCTGCAGGGCGCCCTCATCCGGCGCGCAGAAGAACATACCGGCACGATCATGCCGGGCTTTACCCATTTGCAAACGGCCCAGCCGGTGACGCTCGGCCATCACCTGCTGGCCTATGTCGAGATGACGTCCCGTGACTGGACCCGCCTGTCGGACTGCGCGAACCGTCTCAATGAGTGCCCGCTGGGCGCCGCCGCGCTCGCCGGGACCGGGTTCCAGATCGACCGGGACATGACCGCCGAAGCGCTTGGCTTTGCCCGCCCGATGGCAAATTCGCTGGATGCTGTCTCCGCCCGCGATTTCGCGCTGGAGGCGCTCGCCGCCCTCTCGATTGCTGCGACGCACCTCTCGCGCCTCGCCGAAGAGATCGTGCTGTGGAGCAGCGCGCAATTCGCTTTTGCCCAGCTGACCGACGAATGGTCGACCGGTTCCTCGATCATGCCGCAGAAGCGCAATCCGGACGCGGCCGAGCTGGTACGCGCCAAGGCGTCGCTGATCACCGGGTTTTATGCTGGCCTGCAGGGCGCCGTGAAGGCGCTGCCGCTCGCCTATGCCAAGGATCTGCAGGACGACAAACGCCTGACCTTCGAGGCCTTCGACACGTTCGATCTGTGCGTTCGCGCCATGACCGGCATGGTCGAGACGATGGCGTTCAAGCCGGACAATATGCGCGCGGCGGCCGCCAAGGGCTTTTCCACGGCGACGGACCTTGCCGACTGGCTGGTCCGGGAGCTCGGCCTGCCATTCCGTGAGGCGCATCATGTGACCGGATCTCTGGTGGCCTTGGCAGAAGGGAAGGGCGTCGATCTGGCCGATCTGGCGCTGGAGGACATGCAATCTGTTCACAAGGACATCACCAAAGGTGTTTTTGATGTCCTGACGGTTGAAGCTTCTGCCTCATCTCGGACATCATATGGTGGCACAAGCCCTGTTCGTGTTGCCGAACAGGTGGCACAGTGGAAGCAGAGACTTGGACTGGAGTGA